The stretch of DNA CCCTCGAGCTCGCGCCGTCCTCGAACCTCCAGACCGGCGGCATCGAGGCGTGGGGCGACGACCTCGTCGACCACCCGTTCGACCTGCTCTACCAGCTCGGCTTCCGGGTGACGGTCAACACCGACAACCGACTGATGAGTCAGACGACGATCACCCGCGAGCTCTCGCTCCTCGTCGACGCCTTCGGCTACGACCTGTCGGACCTCGAGGTCTTCCAGCTCAACGCAGCCGCCGCGTCGTTCCTCCCCGTCGAAGACCGTGAGGACCTCGCCGACCGCATCAGCGACGGCTTCGATCAGGCGGGCCGGTAGCGCCGGCCGAGGGTCGGACTACCATCGATAGCGATGAAGATCGTCGCCATCTGCGGAGCCGGCATCGGCACGTCCGCCATCCTCAAGGTCAGCGCCGAGCGCGCCCTTGCGCGTCTCGGTTACGAGGCCGAGGTGTCCGCGAGCGACGTCGCGGGCATCCGGGATGCCGGAGATGACGCCCAGATCATCCTGACCTCCGCCGAGCACGTCGACGCGATCGGGCGCACCTTCGCCGACGTGATCGTCATCGACAACATCCTCGATCAGGAGGAGCTGACGAGGAAGCTCGAGGCCAGCCTCGGCTGAGCTCCCTGTCGTCGTCCTCGGCTGACGCTCACTGCTTCAGAGCAGCGCGCGCATGCCGTCGGTGAGGCGGGTCAGCAGCGCGGCGCCCCGCGTGGCGCGGCCTTCGGCAGGGCCGTCGGTCACAGCCACGTCCAGGTACACCTTGAGCTTCGGCTCGGTGCCGCTCGGACGCACGATCACCCTCGCGCCGTCGCCGAGCTGGAGTCGCAGCACGTCGCTCGGGGGCAACTCCGCCGATCCCGTGCGCAGGTCGTCGACGCGGACGACCGAGATCCCGCCGATCGAGGCGGGCGTCTCCGCGCGCAGCCGCTCCATGACCGCGCCGATCTCGGAGAGGTCCGTCACCCGGATCGAGATCTGGTCGGAACCGAACCACCCGAAGCGCTCGACGAACGAGGCGCGGTAGCGGTCGAAGCCGACGCCGCGCACCCGCTGCTCGAGCACGATCTGCAGTGCGGCGAGCGCCGCCGAGATGCCGTCCTTGTCTCGGACCTTCTCGGGGTCGACGAGGTAGCCGAGCGCCTCCTCGAAGCCGAAGATCAGGCCCGGGACGCGGGAGATCCACTTGAAGCCGGTAAGGGTCTCGGTGTAGCCGAGACCGTAGGCGCGGGCGATGACGCCGAGACCCGGCGTCGACACGATCGACGAGGCCAGGGTGCCGGTGCGGCCCTCGCGAGCGGCCCGCTCGGCGGCCGACCACGCGAGCATCAGTCCGATCTCGTTGCCGCGCAGCTGCTCCCACTCGCCCGGCGCGCGTCGGACGGCGACGGCGAGCCGGTCGGCGTCGGGGTCGTTCGCGATGATCAGTTCCGCGCCCGTCTCGCGGGCGGTGGCGAGAGCGAGGTCGAGCGCGCCCTCCTCCTCGGGGTTCGGGAAGGCGACGGTCGGGAACTCGGGGTCGGGCTCGACCTGCTCGGTGACGAGGGCCGGTACGGGCGCGTCGGCGGCGGTGAGCACGCGTGAGAACGTCTCCCATCCGACGCCGTGCATCGGCGTGTAGACCCACGGGAGGTCGATGTCGGGCAGAGCGAAGGCGGCTGCGGTCTCGGCGATGTACGCCTCGATCAGCGACTCGTCGGCCGTCGCGTAGTCGGCCGAGCGGGGGATCTCGGCATCCTCGTCGACGACCGCCGTGATCGCCTCGAAGACGCGGGCGTCGGCGGGAGGAACGATCTGCGAGCCCGCGCTGTCGCCGCCGAGGTACAGCTTGTAACCGTTGTCGCGAGCGGGATTGTGGGATGCGGTGATCATGATGCCCGCGCTCGCCGCGAGGTGGCGCACCGCGAACGCGAGCACCGGGGTCGGCAGGAGGCGGGGGAGCAGCGTCACCCGGGCGCCCGCTCCCGCGAGGACCTTTGCAGCGTCGATGGCGAACACCGACGAGTTCTTGCGGCCGTCGTAGCCGATGACCACGTGGGGTTCGTCCTCGCGGCCGAGGAGGAAGCGAGCGAGTCCGGCGCTCGTCTGCGCGACGACCAGCCGGTTCATCCGATTGGGACCGGCACCGAGCACCCCGCGCAGGCCGGCGGTGCCGAATTCGAGACGCGCGTCGAAGCGGTCGTGCAGGTCGGCCGAGGCGTCGGCGTCACCGTCGGCCGCGCGATCGAGGATCGCGGTCAACTCGTCGCGGGTCTCCGCGTCGGGATCGGCGGCGATCCACGCGCGAGCCGCAGCGAGGACGGTCTCGTCGGCCATGGTCACAGCCGCCCGACGATCGAGGACAGCAGCGCGGCGAGGGGCTCCTCGGCGGCCTTGCCCGCAGCGATGACCTCGGCGTGGCTGAGCGGCTCGTCGGAGATGCCGGCGGCGAGGTTGGTGATGAGCGAGAGCCCGAGTACCTCCATGCCGGCCTCCCGCGCCGCGATCGCCTCGAGGGCGGTCGACATGCCGACGATGTGGCCGCCGATCGTCTCGGCGAAGCGCACCTCCGCCGGCGTCTCGTAGTGGGGCCCGCGGAACTGCACGTAGACGCCCTCTTCGAGTTCGGGGGAGACCTCGCGGGCGACGGCGCGCAGACGCGACGAGTACAGGTCGGTCAGGTCGACGAAGGTGGCGCCCTCGAGCGGTGACGCCGCCGTCAGGTTGATGTGGTCGGTGATGAGGGCGGGCGTGCCGGGGGTCCAGTGGCGCCTGATGCCGCCCGCCCCGTTCGTCAGGACCATGACCTTGGCGCCGGTCGCGGCGGCCGTTCGCACGCTGTGCACCACGCGGCGCACGCCCTTGTCCTCGTAGAAGTGGGTCCGGGCGCCGATCACGAGCGCGTGCCCGCCGTTCGGCAGCAGGATGGACCGCAGGGTGCCCGAGTGGCCGGGGACGCCCGAGGCGCTGAACCCATCGATCTCGGCGGCGGGCACCTCGGCGACGGTCTGGCCGAGGCGGTCGGCGGCCTTGCCCCATCCGCTGCCGAGCGTGAGGGCGACGTCGTGACGGTCGACGCCGGTCGCCTCGGCGATCTGCGCGGCGGCGGCGCGAGCGACGTCGAAGGGCGAAGTGGTCGGGTCGTCGAGGGAGCCCGCGGCGGGATGCGTCATGCCGTCAGCCTAAATCGACGCGGCCGCCGCCGCCCAGTCGCGTGCGCGACCTCTCGCGGACACCTTCATAGGGGAGAATGTCTGGAATGGCCTATGCATTCGAACGCAAACAGCGCATCGGTGTACTCGGCGGCGGCCCCGGCGGCTACGAGGCCGCCCTCGCCGGCGCGCAGCTCGGCGCCGAGGTGACCCTCGTCGAACGGGTCGGCATCGGCGGATCCGCCGTTCTCACCGACGTGGTCCCGTCGAAGACGCTCATCGCGACCGCCGAAGCGACGACCGCCATCGGCGAGTCCGGCGACCTCGGGGTGCAGTACTTCACCCGCAACGACTCAGGCCGTTCGGTCCGCCCCGAACTCGCTGTCAACCTCTCCGCGGTGAACAAGCGCCTCACCGGACTGGCGCGTCAGCAGTCCGAGGATATGAAGGCGAACCTGAAGCGGGCCGGCGTGCGTATCGTCACCGGTGAGGGGCGGCTCGAGGGACCGAACAAGATCGTCGTCTCGACCGCTCGTGGCAAGGCGGGACGCGACTTCGACGAGGTCGAGGTCGACACCGTCGTCGTCTCGGTCGGGGCGAGCCCGCGGATGCTCCCGTCGGCGATGCCGGACGGCAAGCGCATCTTCACCTGGACCCAGCTCTACGCGCTCGACGAGGTCCCCGAGCAACTCATCGTCGTCGGGTCCGGTGTCACCGGTGCCGAGTTCGCCTCCGCCTACTCGGCGCTCGGTGCCGACGTCACGCTCATCTCGAGCCGCGACCAGGTGCTGCCCGGCGAGGATGCCGACGCCGCGGCCGTCATCGAAGAGGTCTTCACCCGCGGCGGTATGACCGTGCTGTCGAAGAGCCGCGCCGAGAAGGTCGAAGTGAGAGGCGACGGCGTCGTCGCGACGCTCTCCGACGGGCGGGAGGTCAGTGGCAGCCACTGCCTGATGGCCGTCGGCAGCATCCCGAACACCGACGGCATCGGCCTCGAGGAGGCGGGAGTCCAGCTCACCGCGTCCGGCCACATCCGGGTCAACCGTGTGGCGCGCACCTCGGTGCCCTCGATCTACGCCGCCGGTGACTGCACGACGTTCCTTCCACTGGCGTCGGTGGCTTCGATGCAGGGACGCTCGGCCGTGTTCCACGCGATGGGCGACGCGGTCACCCCGACCGAGCTGCGCAACGTCGCGAGCAACGTCTTCACCCAGCCGGAGATCGCGACCGTCGGCTGGTCGCAGAAGCAGATCGAAGAGGGCATCGCGCAGGGCGAGATCTACAAGCTGCCGCTCGCGAGCAACCCGCGGGCGAAGATGCAGGGCGTGCGCGACGGTTTCGTGAAGCTGTTCGCACGCACCGGATCGGGCACGGTCATCGGCGGGGTCATCGTCGCCCCGCGCGCGTCCGAACTCATCCTGCCGATCGCGATGGCGGTCGAGCACCGCCTCACCGTCGACCAGTTGGCACGCGCCTTCAGCGTCTACCCGAGCCTCTCGGGCAGCATCACCGAGGCGGCGAGAGCCATGCACATCGTCGAAGACTGACCCCCCGTTCCCCCGCGAGCGCGGTGTGTCGCTGCGAGCGCGGGTGTTCAAACAGCAGCGCTCGCAGCAACACACCGCGCTCGCATTGGTGAGGGCGGTTCCTCCCCAGAGAGGCCGCAGCTCCTGAGGTCCACGGGAAGCGAGGCCGGCGGACGCTGAAGCGTGCAGGCGTGTCAGGTTGGCGCGATGACGCTTGCCCTCGTATCCAACTGGCGCGACGAGTTCGTTCTGGCCCGCGATGCACGGAACATTCACTCGCCGCGTGACCTCGCGCGCATGGTGCGTAGCGGCGACCTCGTGCGCATCGCGCGGGGTGTGTATCGGCGGCGGGCGGCGATGCCCGACGTCATCGACGATGACGACCGGTACCTCGCCCTCCTGCGCGCGACCCAGCTCGTCGCCGACGGGCCGCTCGTGCTGTCGCACCTCTCGGCAGCTCGCCTCTGGGGATTGCCGGTCCCCAGCCGGTGGCCCGAATCGGTGCACGCCATCCAGCCGCCGGAGGCCGGCGGGCGTTTCGGCAGCCTGGTGGTGCGACACGGGGTCCCACTGCCGACTCCGCCGGTCCACCGCGACGGACTCTGGTGCACCGACCTCGCTCGGACGGTTGTCGATGTGCTGCGGGTGTCGCCGCCGCACGTTGGCATCGTGGTCGCCGACGCCGCGATGAGGGGCGACGCCGACATCGGCCGCGATCCGCTCGATCGTGACGAGGCGGAGCGTATCCTCCGCGCAGTGACCGGAGGGCGAGGCACGAGGCGGGCGGCCAACGTCCTCGCGGCCGCCGACGGACGGGCGGAGTCTCCGGGCGAATCACTCAGCCGGTGGGCGATCAAGGCCGCTGGGCTGCCGACCCCCGAACTGCAGAAGGTCTTCTCGGATTCGCGTGGCCAGATGATCGTCGACTTCTGGTGGCCGCAGTTCAACCTGATCGGTGAGTTCGACGGCGCCATCAAGTATCAGAAGGACGACCTGCTCAAAGGCAGGACCGCATCGGAGGCCGTGATCGCCGAGAAGAACCGCGAAGACCGGCTGCGTGCCCTCGGCCCGCGCGTCGCCCGCTGGGACTGGTCGACGACCAACACCCCGGGCGCCCTCGTGGCCCTGCTCAGATCTTTCGGCGTCCACTGACAGGGCATCTCTTACCCCGGCGAGCGCGGTGTGTTGCTGCGAGCGCGCTTGTACAAACACCCGCGGTGGGAGCAACACACCGCGCTCGCGGGGGTGGGGAGGGTCAGCCGATGATGTCGAGGAGGACCGTGCCCGAGGAGACGGTTGCGCCGACCGGGGCGCCGATGTTCGCCACACGGCCGTCGCGGTGCGCGGTGAGCGGCTGCTCCATCTTCATCGCCTCGAGGACGACGACCAGGTCGCCCTTCACCACGGTGTCGCCCTCGCCGACCGCGAGCTTCACGATCGTCGCCTGCATCGGAGCCTTCACCGAGTCACCGGTCGCGGTCACGACACCGGCCGGCGCGTGGCCGCGACGTCGCGGGGCCGACGGGCGGGTCGCGGCGGCGGGTCCTGCGAACAGGCGGCCGGGCAGGCTCACCTCGAGGCGCTTGCCGCCGACCTCGACGACCACCTCCTGGCGTGCGGGCTCGGCGGGAGTGTCCTCGTCGGCGACGATCGATCCGCTCCATGGCTCGATCCCGCCGGCGAACTCCGTCTCGATCCAGCGCGTGTACACCGAGAACGCGTCGCCGTTCTGCGGAGCGAATGCCGGGTCGCGGACGATCGCGCGATGGAACGGCAGCACCGTCGGCAGACCCGCGACCTCGAACTCGTCGAGGGCCCGGCGCGAGCGCTCGAGCGCATCCGCCCGGTCGGAGCCGGTGACGATCAGCTTCGCGAGCAGCGAGTCGAACGCGCCGGAAATGACGTCGCCCGCACGGACGCCGGAGTCGACGCGGACGCCGGGGCCGCCGGGCGCCTGGAACACGTGCACCGGGCCGGGGGCGGGGAAGAAGTTGCGTCCCGGGTCCTCACCGTTGATGCGGAACTCGATGGAGTGGCCGCGCGGCTCGGGGTCCGGGTAGTCGATGCTGCCGCCGGCGGCGAGACGGAACTGCTCGCGCACCAGGTCGATTCCGGTCACCTCTTCGCTGACAGGGTGCTCGACCTGGAGACGCGTGTTGACCTCGAGGAACGAGATGGTGCCGTCGCGGGCGACGAGGAACTCGCAGGTGCCGGCGCCGACGTAGCCGACCTCCTTGAGGATCGCCTTCGACGCGGCGTAGAGGCCCGCGTTCTGCTCGTCGGTGAGGAACGGCGCGGGCGCCTCCTCGACGAGCTTCTGGTGGCGGCGCTGCAGCGAGCAGTCGCGGGTCGAGACGACGACGACATTGCCGTACTCGTCGGCGAGGCACTGGGTCTCGACGTGGCGCGGCTGGTCGAGGTACTTCTCGACGAAGCACTCGCCGCGACCGA from Herbiconiux sp. L3-i23 encodes:
- a CDS encoding PTS sugar transporter subunit IIB, with the translated sequence MKIVAICGAGIGTSAILKVSAERALARLGYEAEVSASDVAGIRDAGDDAQIILTSAEHVDAIGRTFADVIVIDNILDQEELTRKLEASLG
- a CDS encoding phospho-sugar mutase, which codes for MADETVLAAARAWIAADPDAETRDELTAILDRAADGDADASADLHDRFDARLEFGTAGLRGVLGAGPNRMNRLVVAQTSAGLARFLLGREDEPHVVIGYDGRKNSSVFAIDAAKVLAGAGARVTLLPRLLPTPVLAFAVRHLAASAGIMITASHNPARDNGYKLYLGGDSAGSQIVPPADARVFEAITAVVDEDAEIPRSADYATADESLIEAYIAETAAAFALPDIDLPWVYTPMHGVGWETFSRVLTAADAPVPALVTEQVEPDPEFPTVAFPNPEEEGALDLALATARETGAELIIANDPDADRLAVAVRRAPGEWEQLRGNEIGLMLAWSAAERAAREGRTGTLASSIVSTPGLGVIARAYGLGYTETLTGFKWISRVPGLIFGFEEALGYLVDPEKVRDKDGISAALAALQIVLEQRVRGVGFDRYRASFVERFGWFGSDQISIRVTDLSEIGAVMERLRAETPASIGGISVVRVDDLRTGSAELPPSDVLRLQLGDGARVIVRPSGTEPKLKVYLDVAVTDGPAEGRATRGAALLTRLTDGMRALL
- a CDS encoding purine-nucleoside phosphorylase; amino-acid sequence: MTHPAAGSLDDPTTSPFDVARAAAAQIAEATGVDRHDVALTLGSGWGKAADRLGQTVAEVPAAEIDGFSASGVPGHSGTLRSILLPNGGHALVIGARTHFYEDKGVRRVVHSVRTAAATGAKVMVLTNGAGGIRRHWTPGTPALITDHINLTAASPLEGATFVDLTDLYSSRLRAVAREVSPELEEGVYVQFRGPHYETPAEVRFAETIGGHIVGMSTALEAIAAREAGMEVLGLSLITNLAAGISDEPLSHAEVIAAGKAAEEPLAALLSSIVGRL
- a CDS encoding NAD(P)H-quinone dehydrogenase, with the protein product MAYAFERKQRIGVLGGGPGGYEAALAGAQLGAEVTLVERVGIGGSAVLTDVVPSKTLIATAEATTAIGESGDLGVQYFTRNDSGRSVRPELAVNLSAVNKRLTGLARQQSEDMKANLKRAGVRIVTGEGRLEGPNKIVVSTARGKAGRDFDEVEVDTVVVSVGASPRMLPSAMPDGKRIFTWTQLYALDEVPEQLIVVGSGVTGAEFASAYSALGADVTLISSRDQVLPGEDADAAAVIEEVFTRGGMTVLSKSRAEKVEVRGDGVVATLSDGREVSGSHCLMAVGSIPNTDGIGLEEAGVQLTASGHIRVNRVARTSVPSIYAAGDCTTFLPLASVASMQGRSAVFHAMGDAVTPTELRNVASNVFTQPEIATVGWSQKQIEEGIAQGEIYKLPLASNPRAKMQGVRDGFVKLFARTGSGTVIGGVIVAPRASELILPIAMAVEHRLTVDQLARAFSVYPSLSGSITEAARAMHIVED
- a CDS encoding type IV toxin-antitoxin system AbiEi family antitoxin domain-containing protein; translation: MTLALVSNWRDEFVLARDARNIHSPRDLARMVRSGDLVRIARGVYRRRAAMPDVIDDDDRYLALLRATQLVADGPLVLSHLSAARLWGLPVPSRWPESVHAIQPPEAGGRFGSLVVRHGVPLPTPPVHRDGLWCTDLARTVVDVLRVSPPHVGIVVADAAMRGDADIGRDPLDRDEAERILRAVTGGRGTRRAANVLAAADGRAESPGESLSRWAIKAAGLPTPELQKVFSDSRGQMIVDFWWPQFNLIGEFDGAIKYQKDDLLKGRTASEAVIAEKNREDRLRALGPRVARWDWSTTNTPGALVALLRSFGVH
- a CDS encoding biotin carboxylase N-terminal domain-containing protein yields the protein MPSTAAGPSTTPSKTTTRPITKVLIANRGEIAVRVVRAAKDAGILSVAVYADQDRNALHASLADEAYALDGATSAETYLSIEKLLSIARRSGADAVHPGYGFLAENADFARAVIDAGLVWIGPPPSAIEQLGDKVTARHVAERVGAPLAPGTLEPVADASEVLAFVDEYGLPVAIKAAFGGGGRGLKVARTRDEVPELFESATREAIAAFGRGECFVEKYLDQPRHVETQCLADEYGNVVVVSTRDCSLQRRHQKLVEEAPAPFLTDEQNAGLYAASKAILKEVGYVGAGTCEFLVARDGTISFLEVNTRLQVEHPVSEEVTGIDLVREQFRLAAGGSIDYPDPEPRGHSIEFRINGEDPGRNFFPAPGPVHVFQAPGGPGVRVDSGVRAGDVISGAFDSLLAKLIVTGSDRADALERSRRALDEFEVAGLPTVLPFHRAIVRDPAFAPQNGDAFSVYTRWIETEFAGGIEPWSGSIVADEDTPAEPARQEVVVEVGGKRLEVSLPGRLFAGPAAATRPSAPRRRGHAPAGVVTATGDSVKAPMQATIVKLAVGEGDTVVKGDLVVVLEAMKMEQPLTAHRDGRVANIGAPVGATVSSGTVLLDIIG